The following are encoded in a window of Ignavibacteriales bacterium genomic DNA:
- a CDS encoding polyprenyl synthetase family protein, with the protein MINKSFAEITLPIEDELSKFSELFKQSLKSKVTLLELVTRYILKQKGKKIRPILVLLSSDLCGGISERSYRGATLVELLHTATLVHDDVVDNAETRRNFPSINAVWKNKIAVLMGDYLLARGLMLAVDGNDFDFLRVITNTVKRMSEGELLQISKTRKLDIDEETYFRIISDKTASLLSTCCEIGARASTDDGKKINAMKEFGENLGIAFQIRDDILDFIGTKNIFGKSLGADIKEKKITLPLIYALKNAPQEESKKIINLLKSKERKTKVDVVIKFVKMYEGIKYSEKVALEYSNTALSKLEQFQISESRLSLESLVSFVVERKN; encoded by the coding sequence TTGATAAATAAATCCTTCGCAGAAATTACACTCCCGATTGAAGACGAACTTTCGAAATTTAGTGAGCTCTTCAAGCAATCCTTAAAATCGAAAGTTACCCTCTTAGAATTAGTAACAAGATATATTCTAAAGCAAAAAGGGAAAAAAATTAGGCCTATCTTAGTTCTACTTTCAAGTGATTTATGCGGCGGTATATCTGAACGCAGTTATCGAGGTGCTACTTTAGTAGAATTACTTCATACAGCCACTTTAGTTCATGATGATGTTGTTGATAATGCAGAAACAAGAAGAAATTTCCCTTCGATCAATGCTGTTTGGAAGAATAAAATTGCTGTATTAATGGGTGATTATTTATTGGCGCGCGGTTTAATGCTTGCAGTAGATGGAAACGATTTCGATTTTCTCAGAGTAATAACAAATACAGTTAAGAGAATGTCGGAAGGGGAATTGCTGCAGATTAGTAAAACAAGAAAATTAGACATAGATGAAGAAACATATTTTAGAATTATTTCCGATAAGACTGCATCGCTTTTATCAACATGCTGTGAAATAGGAGCGCGTGCGTCTACTGATGATGGAAAAAAGATAAATGCAATGAAGGAATTCGGTGAAAATCTTGGAATTGCATTTCAAATCCGCGATGACATTTTAGATTTCATCGGCACTAAAAATATATTCGGCAAATCGCTCGGTGCTGATATCAAGGAAAAGAAAATAACACTTCCGTTAATATATGCGTTAAAAAACGCACCTCAAGAAGAATCAAAAAAAATCATTAATTTACTAAAGAGTAAAGAGAGAAAAACAAAGGTAGATGTTGTAATAAAGTTTGTTAAGATGTATGAAGGTATAAAATACTCTGAAAAAGTTGCTCTTGAATATTCTAATACGGCTTTATCTAAATTAGAACAGTTTCAGATATCCGAGTCACGATTATCATTAGAATCATTAGTAAGTTTTGTTGTCGAAAGGAAAAATTAG
- a CDS encoding TAT-variant-translocated molybdopterin oxidoreductase, translated as MSDSSKSSDKKQLWKSLNDYNNDPEVLKFKHDEFVEGVTEEFDPSKLSGISRRKFLALLSASAALTATACTNYRDKGEIIPYNKRPEEVMPGVANYYASTCNGCGQACGILIKTREGRPIKIDGNPDHPINKGKICAKGQASILDLYDPERLKAPRFNRNDISWKSVDNDVMNALNSSQSSGNEIAVVTGSITSPTTKKVLNDFVAKYSNTKIYSYSLINDQQRRNAWMDSYGTDEYPAIKWKDANVILALDADFLGNEGSYIENMREYTQRRETNGKTDFNRLYVGEGRMSVTGMLSDYRFRLSPDSQYEFVMALINELSGRGSSIAIDSNAKSKFGKYSLAKFEALIGKDKLDHLVNDLNANRGKSIIYAGDTLPKEVHVAVNLLNEILGNTVLYDYTSLLKSLINQSTKEEISKLIDSMNDGKVGAVIHFDSNPVFTLPGDYGYTSALKKVNTVVTLTEAENETSAASNYILPINHAFESWGDANTRSNVYSLQQPVISPIFNTRQKEAVLLTWISGDANSYKEDSYHQYLMNNFNATVYTKQNTFADAKTFWYSALHDGVVLLNEPSQQNKFNLTAFNNIKELENGNGFTLHLTESYFVGDGKFANNGWLQETPHPVTKVTWDNYAAISPKLAKQLDVEMNDLVSIGVGKTNLELPVLVQPGMDNKTINIELGYGRTVVGEVGKEVGFNSISLMSKEFSLSPYIYQNVIIKKVNETHKLVSTQEHHSLDDTFVKDFHRTRKIIQEGTVEKYKKEPNFLHEVEEKLIGITREHQYTDLKWAMAIDLNKCTSCSACVTSCNVENNIPVVGKDQVGRGREMQWIRIDRYYSGTPDEPIVSNQPMLCQHCDNAPCENVCPVNATNHSPDGLNQMVYNRCVGTRYCSNNCPYKVRRYNFFNHRDHFADAYYDNDLTSLVHNPEVTVRSRGVMEKCTFCVQRIMEARSNATRDGKIIKGSDVVTACQQACPTNAITFGDTNDPNSDVAKLREHNLSYHVLEELYIKPNVTYIAKLRNTHSEEI; from the coding sequence ATGAGCGATTCCTCAAAATCATCAGATAAAAAACAATTGTGGAAAAGTCTGAATGACTATAACAACGATCCGGAAGTTTTAAAATTTAAGCATGATGAATTTGTTGAAGGTGTAACTGAAGAATTTGATCCTTCAAAGCTTTCGGGAATTTCAAGGAGAAAATTTTTAGCTCTTCTTTCTGCTTCTGCTGCGCTTACCGCAACTGCATGCACAAATTACCGTGATAAAGGTGAAATAATTCCTTACAACAAAAGACCCGAAGAAGTAATGCCGGGTGTTGCAAATTATTATGCATCAACTTGTAATGGTTGCGGACAAGCTTGCGGTATTTTAATTAAGACTCGAGAAGGAAGACCGATAAAGATCGACGGTAATCCCGATCATCCGATTAATAAAGGAAAGATTTGTGCAAAGGGACAAGCAAGCATTCTAGATTTATATGATCCGGAAAGATTAAAAGCACCACGCTTTAATAGAAATGATATTAGTTGGAAAAGTGTTGACAATGATGTAATGAATGCGCTCAACAGTTCTCAATCAAGCGGAAATGAAATCGCAGTTGTTACCGGTTCGATTACTTCTCCGACAACAAAAAAAGTCTTGAACGATTTTGTTGCAAAATATTCGAACACAAAAATTTATTCTTATTCTTTGATCAATGATCAGCAGAGAAGAAATGCGTGGATGGATTCTTACGGAACCGATGAGTATCCGGCGATTAAATGGAAAGATGCAAACGTTATTCTTGCTCTCGATGCCGACTTTCTTGGTAACGAGGGAAGTTATATCGAGAACATGAGAGAATATACTCAGCGCAGAGAAACGAACGGCAAAACGGATTTCAACCGTTTGTATGTAGGCGAAGGAAGAATGAGCGTTACCGGCATGCTCTCCGATTACAGATTCCGACTTTCTCCCGACTCTCAATATGAATTTGTTATGGCTTTGATCAATGAACTGAGCGGTCGTGGTTCCTCGATTGCTATTGATAGCAACGCGAAATCTAAATTTGGAAAGTATTCACTAGCAAAATTTGAAGCGTTAATCGGCAAAGATAAATTGGATCATCTCGTTAATGATTTAAACGCCAACCGTGGTAAAAGCATTATTTATGCCGGAGATACTTTGCCTAAAGAAGTTCATGTTGCGGTAAATCTGCTAAATGAAATTTTAGGCAATACTGTTCTTTATGATTATACATCATTATTAAAATCTTTAATCAATCAATCAACGAAAGAGGAAATTTCTAAATTAATTGATTCGATGAATGACGGAAAAGTTGGAGCAGTAATTCATTTTGATTCTAATCCGGTTTTCACATTGCCTGGAGATTATGGTTATACCTCAGCATTAAAGAAAGTTAATACAGTTGTAACTTTAACAGAAGCAGAAAATGAAACATCTGCAGCGAGCAATTACATACTTCCAATTAATCATGCATTTGAAAGTTGGGGAGATGCCAATACCCGCAGTAATGTTTATAGTTTACAACAACCTGTAATCTCGCCAATATTCAACACTAGACAAAAAGAAGCTGTGCTGCTCACTTGGATTTCGGGCGATGCAAACTCTTACAAAGAAGATTCATATCACCAATACTTGATGAATAATTTTAATGCAACTGTTTATACTAAACAAAACACATTTGCCGATGCAAAAACTTTTTGGTATTCAGCACTTCACGATGGAGTTGTTTTACTCAATGAACCTTCGCAACAAAATAAATTTAATCTCACTGCATTTAATAATATTAAAGAATTAGAAAATGGAAATGGCTTTACTCTTCATCTAACTGAGAGTTATTTTGTTGGCGATGGTAAATTTGCAAACAACGGCTGGCTTCAAGAAACTCCTCATCCTGTTACAAAAGTAACATGGGATAATTACGCCGCAATTTCACCCAAGCTTGCAAAACAGCTTGATGTTGAAATGAACGATTTAGTTTCAATCGGAGTTGGTAAAACAAATTTAGAATTGCCGGTTTTGGTCCAGCCGGGGATGGACAATAAAACGATCAATATTGAATTAGGTTATGGAAGAACTGTTGTCGGTGAAGTCGGGAAAGAAGTCGGATTCAATTCTATTTCGTTAATGTCAAAAGAATTTTCATTATCACCTTACATTTATCAAAATGTAATAATCAAAAAAGTTAATGAGACACATAAATTAGTATCAACTCAAGAACATCATTCACTCGATGATACTTTTGTTAAAGATTTTCATCGCACAAGAAAGATTATTCAAGAAGGAACAGTTGAGAAGTACAAGAAAGAACCAAACTTTTTACATGAAGTAGAAGAAAAGTTAATTGGTATCACAAGAGAGCATCAATACACCGACTTAAAATGGGCGATGGCAATTGATCTCAACAAATGTACAAGCTGCAGCGCATGTGTAACATCGTGTAATGTTGAGAACAATATTCCTGTTGTTGGTAAAGATCAAGTTGGACGCGGACGTGAAATGCAATGGATAAGGATTGACCGTTATTATTCCGGAACCCCTGATGAACCGATTGTAAGTAACCAACCGATGCTTTGCCAGCATTGCGATAACGCTCCTTGCGAAAATGTTTGTCCGGTTAACGCGACTAATCACAGTCCCGATGGATTGAACCAGATGGTTTACAATCGTTGCGTTGGTACGCGTTATTGTTCAAATAACTGTCCTTATAAAGTACGGCGATATAATTTCTTTAATCACCGCGATCACTTTGCTGATGCTTATTATGATAACGATTTAACATCCCTTGTACATAATCCAGAAGTCACTGTTCGTTCTCGCGGAGTTATGGAAAAATGCACTTTCTGTGTTCAGCGAATTATGGAAGCTCGCTCGAACGCCACACGCGATGGAAAAATTATAAAGGGAAGTGATGTTGTTACAGCATGTCAGCAAGCTTGCCCGACAAATGCAATTACTTTTGGTGATACGAACGATCCAAATTCTGATGTAGCAAAATTAAGAGAACATAATTTGTCATATCATGTTTTAGAAGAATTATATATTAAACCGAATGTTACATACATTGCCAAACTTCGAAATACTCATTCGGAGGAAATTTAG
- the nrfD gene encoding polysulfide reductase NrfD, with the protein MSTVDYTRELSVLEGKPALRELDDLIAKPLETKPDKKFYIALAITLSMTGLLVLGLALTFYYGIGMWGNNIPVGWAFDIINFVFWVGIGHAGTLISAILFLFRQKWRTGIARFAEGMTVFAVMTAGLFPLIHVGRPWLAGYLFPYPNQHSVWVNFTSPLLWDVFAVATYLTVSLIFWYVGLIPDLATLRERTNHKIKKMIYSTFSLGWRFSNRHWHHYEMVYLILAGFATPLVLSVHTIVSFDFAVSVIPGWHTTIFPPYFVAGAVFSGFAMVQNVLIIVRKIFNYEHIITVDTLEKMNKVMLLTGSMVGYAYAMEFFISWYSGVEAERFVFLNRALGPYAWAYWIMITCNVVSPQLFWFKKIRRTIPVMFVIAIFVNIGMWFERFVIIVTSLSRDFLPSSWAYYKPTLVDGMILIGSFGFFFTWILLFTKALPVVSMAEVKAVVDGAQPSHKDH; encoded by the coding sequence GTGAGTACTGTTGATTACACACGGGAATTATCTGTCTTAGAAGGTAAACCAGCATTAAGAGAACTTGATGATCTAATTGCTAAACCTCTTGAGACAAAGCCGGATAAGAAATTTTATATCGCGCTTGCAATTACTCTTTCCATGACAGGATTACTAGTCCTCGGTCTCGCTTTAACTTTTTATTACGGTATTGGAATGTGGGGAAATAATATTCCGGTAGGTTGGGCTTTTGATATTATAAACTTTGTTTTTTGGGTTGGTATCGGTCATGCAGGAACTTTGATCTCTGCAATTTTATTTTTGTTCAGACAGAAATGGCGTACGGGTATTGCTAGATTCGCGGAAGGTATGACGGTCTTTGCTGTTATGACAGCGGGATTATTTCCGTTAATACATGTTGGTCGTCCTTGGTTGGCTGGATATTTATTCCCTTATCCAAATCAGCATTCAGTTTGGGTAAACTTTACATCACCTTTGTTGTGGGATGTTTTTGCTGTTGCGACTTATTTAACAGTCTCGTTGATTTTCTGGTACGTTGGATTAATTCCCGATCTGGCAACATTACGCGAGCGGACAAATCATAAAATTAAAAAGATGATTTATTCTACTTTCAGTTTAGGTTGGAGATTTTCGAATCGTCATTGGCATCATTATGAAATGGTTTATTTAATACTTGCCGGATTTGCAACTCCACTTGTTCTTTCCGTTCATACAATAGTAAGTTTTGATTTTGCAGTTTCTGTAATTCCCGGTTGGCATACAACAATCTTTCCTCCGTACTTTGTAGCCGGTGCTGTATTCTCCGGATTTGCAATGGTGCAAAATGTTTTGATCATAGTTCGAAAAATTTTCAACTATGAACATATTATTACTGTTGATACGCTTGAGAAGATGAACAAGGTAATGCTTCTCACCGGTTCTATGGTTGGTTACGCATATGCAATGGAATTTTTTATTTCTTGGTACAGCGGAGTAGAAGCAGAACGATTTGTTTTCTTGAATAGAGCACTTGGACCTTATGCATGGGCATATTGGATTATGATAACATGCAATGTCGTTTCTCCTCAGCTTTTCTGGTTCAAAAAAATTAGAAGAACAATTCCGGTAATGTTTGTAATTGCAATTTTTGTAAATATCGGAATGTGGTTCGAAAGGTTTGTTATTATCGTTACATCGCTTTCAAGAGATTTCTTACCTTCAAGCTGGGCTTATTATAAACCAACATTAGTTGATGGAATGATTTTAATAGGAAGTTTTGGATTTTTCTTTACATGGATTTTGCTATTTACAAAAGCTTTGCCTGTTGTTTCTATGGCTGAAGTAAAAGCTGTTGTGGACGGCGCTCAACCTTCTCATAAGGATCATTGA
- a CDS encoding HAD family hydrolase: protein MKRHAIFLDRDGTINHDSGYIKDPSEVVLLSGVSEGIKKLKNEYGFKAIVISNQAGVSKGIMTIGDVDSVNDRINHLLKKNGTEIDAFYYCPFHPDFDPPEKSNCRKPSPVMIVQAAEEHEIDLSKSFMIGDKASDIECGINAGVKTVLINSEDNRNEISILHNLGKKPNFTAANFKEVCDFIINDFSGGI, encoded by the coding sequence ATGAAACGCCATGCGATTTTTTTAGATCGTGACGGAACTATTAATCACGATTCCGGTTATATAAAAGACCCGTCTGAAGTTGTTTTACTTTCCGGAGTATCAGAAGGAATTAAGAAACTAAAGAATGAATATGGTTTCAAAGCGATTGTCATATCAAACCAGGCAGGTGTCTCTAAAGGAATTATGACGATCGGGGATGTTGATTCTGTAAATGATCGCATCAATCATCTTTTAAAAAAGAACGGGACTGAAATTGATGCATTCTATTATTGTCCTTTTCATCCTGATTTTGATCCGCCTGAAAAATCAAATTGTAGGAAACCTTCTCCGGTTATGATTGTTCAAGCTGCAGAAGAACATGAGATCGATCTTTCTAAATCATTTATGATAGGCGATAAAGCAAGTGATATTGAATGCGGCATTAATGCAGGAGTGAAGACAGTACTAATAAATAGTGAAGACAATCGTAATGAAATTTCTATCTTGCATAATCTTGGAAAAAAGCCCAATTTTACAGCCGCTAATTTCAAAGAAGTATGCGATTTTATTATCAATGATTTTTCCGGAGGAATTTAA
- a CDS encoding cytochrome c3 family protein, whose amino-acid sequence MKRTVLDYALKIRLPLTLFVVAISFVLTFYFSRAERDSVGYKPEQPIKFSHKLHAGQMVIDCQYCHIGVTKERQALIPSVNICMNCHTISRKDKPEIIKLTKYYNDGNIIPWKRIHKVPEYAYFNHSVHVNKEIDCASCHGDVKEMDVVEQVKPFTMTACLDCHRNPEEKLPYLKNVKLGPEYCSACHR is encoded by the coding sequence ATGAAGAGAACGGTACTGGATTATGCACTCAAGATTCGCCTCCCGTTAACATTATTTGTTGTAGCAATATCTTTCGTATTAACTTTTTATTTCTCCCGTGCTGAAAGAGATAGTGTAGGATACAAACCTGAACAACCAATAAAATTTTCTCATAAACTGCATGCAGGACAAATGGTGATAGATTGCCAGTATTGCCATATAGGAGTTACCAAAGAAAGACAAGCTTTAATCCCTTCTGTAAATATCTGCATGAACTGTCATACTATATCACGCAAAGATAAACCTGAAATAATCAAGCTGACAAAATATTATAATGATGGGAACATAATTCCTTGGAAGAGAATCCATAAGGTCCCGGAATACGCATATTTTAATCACAGCGTTCACGTAAATAAAGAAATTGATTGTGCAAGCTGCCATGGTGATGTAAAAGAAATGGATGTTGTTGAACAAGTTAAACCATTTACAATGACTGCTTGTTTAGATTGTCATAGAAATCCTGAAGAAAAATTGCCTTATTTGAAGAATGTTAAACTTGGTCCGGAATATTGTTCCGCATGTCATAGATAA
- a CDS encoding serine hydroxymethyltransferase, giving the protein MYNQLQNDKEAFRISQLELNRQETQLELIASENFVSQAVLNAAGSVLTNKYAEGYPGKRYYGGCEFVDLAEDLARNRLKKLFGAEYANVQPHSGSQANMAVYMTLLKPGDTILGLSLDHGGHLTHGSPVNFSGQIYHSVGYSLNKGTKLLDYNLVEDLAKKEKPKLIVMGASAYSRDWDYAKFREIADKVGALLMMDMAHPAGLIAKGLLNNPLPYCDVVTSTTHKTLRGPRGGIILMGKDRDNPFGIKTLKGDRLKLMSEILDSMVMPGIQGGPLMHVILAKAVAFGEALEDSFTDYAKQIINNAKMLSNELTTLGYNIVSGGTDNHLMLVDLTNKELSGKKVENTLGAAGITVNKNMIPFDTKSPFVTSGIRIGTPAVTTRGMQENEMKNIASFIDKAIKNVENESVLSQIKSEVAELCSKFPLYPQLKQN; this is encoded by the coding sequence ATGTACAATCAATTACAAAACGACAAAGAAGCTTTTAGAATTTCTCAATTAGAACTTAATCGTCAAGAAACACAACTTGAATTAATTGCGTCAGAAAATTTTGTTTCCCAGGCGGTTTTGAATGCAGCCGGTTCAGTTCTAACTAACAAATATGCAGAAGGTTATCCTGGTAAAAGATATTACGGCGGATGCGAATTTGTTGATTTGGCTGAAGACCTTGCCCGTAACCGCTTAAAAAAATTATTCGGTGCGGAATATGCTAACGTGCAGCCGCATAGCGGTTCTCAAGCTAATATGGCCGTCTACATGACATTGTTGAAACCCGGTGATACGATTCTTGGATTGAGTCTCGATCATGGCGGACATTTAACTCACGGTTCACCCGTAAATTTTTCCGGACAAATTTATCACTCAGTTGGTTATAGCTTAAATAAAGGAACTAAACTTTTAGATTATAACTTAGTTGAAGATCTTGCAAAGAAAGAAAAACCAAAATTAATTGTTATGGGTGCGAGTGCATATTCACGTGATTGGGATTATGCAAAGTTCAGAGAGATCGCCGATAAAGTTGGTGCATTATTAATGATGGATATGGCTCATCCGGCAGGATTAATTGCAAAAGGTTTGCTGAATAATCCGCTTCCATATTGCGATGTTGTAACATCAACGACACACAAAACTTTGCGCGGTCCAAGAGGCGGAATTATTTTAATGGGAAAAGACAGAGATAATCCTTTCGGAATAAAAACCTTAAAAGGAGACCGCTTAAAATTAATGTCGGAAATTTTAGATAGTATGGTAATGCCCGGAATTCAGGGCGGACCGCTTATGCATGTAATTCTTGCAAAAGCAGTTGCATTCGGAGAAGCTCTTGAAGATTCATTTACAGATTATGCAAAACAAATAATTAATAATGCAAAGATGTTATCAAACGAACTGACAACTTTAGGTTATAATATTGTTTCCGGCGGAACAGATAATCATTTAATGCTAGTAGATCTAACTAATAAAGAATTAAGCGGGAAAAAAGTTGAGAATACACTCGGAGCTGCCGGAATTACAGTAAATAAAAATATGATTCCGTTCGATACTAAAAGTCCTTTTGTTACAAGCGGTATTAGAATTGGAACGCCTGCAGTTACAACGCGCGGTATGCAAGAAAACGAAATGAAAAATATTGCATCGTTCATAGATAAAGCAATAAAAAATGTTGAGAACGAATCAGTATTGTCTCAAATAAAAAGTGAAGTTGCAGAACTCTGTTCCAAGTTCCCTTTATATCCTCAATTAAAACAAAACTAA
- the tatC gene encoding twin-arginine translocase subunit TatC — translation MTEQEENNIDSEDPKEEVEMTFLDHLEELRWRIIYTVIGIFIGTIIAMIFIDFFVDKILLLPARTANFKLQNLRPFGQLFLYFQVAIMLGLIFSFPNVVYQLWKFIAPALKSKEKKYIKWIVLFTTFCFMCGVVFAYYIMLPLTLKFAAGFGSAAIQNNFSIEEYLSIVLNIILGAGLIFELPMLSFFLSKIGLLSPKLMRKYRRHAIVVIMIVAAFLSPGTDPVSQVLLAVPLVLLYEISIFVSKIFQKKS, via the coding sequence ATGACAGAGCAAGAAGAAAATAATATTGACAGCGAGGATCCGAAAGAAGAAGTGGAGATGACTTTTCTTGATCATCTTGAAGAGTTAAGATGGAGAATAATTTATACTGTAATTGGAATTTTTATTGGGACAATTATAGCGATGATATTTATTGATTTTTTCGTTGATAAAATTCTTCTTCTTCCGGCTCGAACAGCAAATTTTAAATTACAAAACCTCCGACCTTTCGGTCAGCTTTTTCTCTACTTCCAAGTGGCTATTATGCTCGGTTTGATTTTTAGTTTCCCCAATGTAGTCTATCAATTATGGAAGTTTATTGCACCGGCATTGAAGTCTAAAGAAAAAAAATATATAAAATGGATTGTATTGTTCACTACTTTTTGTTTTATGTGCGGGGTAGTTTTCGCTTATTACATCATGCTTCCGCTTACATTAAAATTTGCTGCAGGATTCGGCTCTGCTGCTATACAAAATAATTTTTCAATAGAGGAATATCTCTCAATAGTTCTTAATATCATACTTGGTGCAGGTCTAATATTTGAACTTCCGATGCTTTCATTTTTCCTTTCTAAGATTGGTTTACTTTCACCAAAACTGATGAGAAAATATAGAAGACATGCTATTGTGGTTATAATGATAGTAGCCGCATTTCTATCTCCAGGAACAGATCCAGTCTCACAAGTGCTTCTTGCTGTTCCATTGGTTTTGTTATATGAAATAAGTATTTTTGTTTCAAAAATATTCCAAAAGAAATCTTGA
- a CDS encoding DUF3341 domain-containing protein, with amino-acid sequence MSEKILYSYTSIFDTPDEVTHAAEEAVKQGYTKYDVNTPYPLHGMNKAMNLPASKLGYVALIFGMSGALGALLSLWWVSAIDYPLVIGGKPFFSFPAYIPVIFEVTVLSASIATVLAMLFFFFKLPNNAHPLHATDYMKKVSNDKYGIVIQAEDPKFDEASVRKFLESVHAREINAVYWAEEEITHKHKIFEPKFLTFLLAVAVITSGVTYFSLNKLMFMLPFNWMMEQHKQNPQQKSLVFADGYGMRQPVNGTIARGFLPYNFQGQPDLAGEKLVNPIPISKESLQLGQTKYDIYCSPCHGYQGEGDSRLRGQFPNPPSLHSEKVRTWSDGRIFAVLTDGQNVMPSYSTQLTVDERWTVINYVRALQRALNAKESDLQ; translated from the coding sequence ATGAGCGAAAAAATCTTATATAGCTACACAAGTATTTTTGATACACCGGATGAAGTAACACATGCGGCTGAAGAAGCTGTAAAGCAAGGATACACTAAGTATGATGTTAACACGCCTTATCCGTTGCATGGGATGAATAAGGCGATGAATCTTCCTGCTTCAAAACTTGGGTATGTTGCATTGATCTTCGGAATGTCTGGAGCATTGGGAGCTTTACTAAGTTTATGGTGGGTCTCTGCAATTGATTATCCTTTAGTGATTGGCGGTAAACCATTCTTTTCCTTCCCGGCTTATATACCGGTAATATTTGAAGTAACGGTTCTATCAGCTTCAATTGCAACTGTTCTTGCGATGTTGTTTTTCTTTTTCAAACTACCCAATAATGCTCATCCGCTTCATGCAACTGATTACATGAAAAAAGTTTCTAATGATAAATACGGAATCGTAATTCAAGCAGAAGATCCAAAATTTGATGAAGCATCAGTTAGAAAATTTTTGGAAAGTGTTCATGCAAGAGAAATAAATGCTGTTTATTGGGCCGAAGAGGAAATTACTCATAAACATAAAATCTTCGAGCCGAAGTTTCTAACTTTCTTATTAGCAGTTGCTGTCATTACTTCCGGTGTAACATATTTTTCGTTGAATAAATTAATGTTCATGCTTCCTTTTAATTGGATGATGGAACAACATAAACAAAATCCTCAGCAAAAAAGTCTTGTCTTTGCTGATGGTTATGGAATGCGTCAACCGGTTAATGGAACAATTGCACGAGGGTTTCTTCCATACAATTTTCAAGGTCAACCCGATCTTGCCGGAGAAAAATTAGTTAATCCTATTCCCATCTCTAAAGAATCATTACAACTCGGACAAACTAAATATGATATCTACTGCAGTCCTTGTCACGGATATCAAGGAGAAGGGGACAGCAGATTACGAGGACAATTTCCTAATCCTCCAAGTTTACATTCGGAAAAAGTTAGAACATGGAGCGATGGAAGAATTTTTGCAGTTTTAACAGACGGACAAAATGTTATGCCGTCTTATTCAACTCAGCTAACAGTTGACGAAAGATGGACAGTAATAAATTATGTAAGAGCATTACAAAGAGCGCTTAACGCTAAGGAGTCCGATCTACAATGA